One Natrinema marinum genomic window carries:
- the ahaH gene encoding ATP synthase archaeal subunit H, whose protein sequence is MPRPEVLERIKSAEDEADEIVAQATNDRDERIAEARERAEEIRTEAEQEARELKERRLEEAREEIDAECEQVLEEGEREREALAERARDRIDEVTDHVVELFQEDVHAQT, encoded by the coding sequence ATGCCGAGGCCAGAGGTTCTCGAACGAATTAAGTCGGCGGAGGACGAGGCCGACGAGATCGTCGCACAGGCAACGAACGACCGCGACGAGCGAATAGCCGAGGCCCGGGAACGTGCCGAGGAGATTCGCACGGAAGCGGAACAGGAGGCGCGAGAGTTGAAGGAGCGCCGCCTGGAGGAGGCTCGCGAGGAGATCGACGCGGAGTGCGAGCAGGTCCTCGAAGAGGGCGAACGCGAGCGAGAGGCGCTCGCCGAGCGCGCCCGGGATCGGATCGACGAAGTGACCGACCACGTCGTCGAACTGTTCCAGGAGGACGTCCATGCTCAGACCTGA
- a CDS encoding methyltransferase domain-containing protein, producing MGVLENKARARLFYKYLSRVYDRVNPFVWTETMRADALSLLEFDDDMTVLDVGCGTGFATEGLLEHVDEVYAVDQSEHQLEQAYEKFGKRAPPVHFHRGDAERLPFATDTFDIVWSSGSIEYWPTPILALREFRRVLKPGGQVLVVGPNYPDNPLTQRLADAIMLFYDEYEADRMFKTAGFEDVKHAFMGPSYDPDVAITTIGRAPE from the coding sequence ATGGGTGTTCTCGAGAACAAGGCCCGCGCTCGACTGTTTTACAAGTACCTCTCGCGGGTCTACGACCGGGTGAACCCCTTCGTCTGGACCGAGACGATGCGCGCCGACGCGCTCTCCTTGCTCGAGTTCGACGATGATATGACCGTCCTCGACGTCGGCTGCGGGACCGGCTTCGCGACCGAGGGACTGCTCGAGCACGTCGACGAGGTCTACGCCGTCGACCAGAGCGAACACCAACTCGAACAGGCCTACGAGAAGTTCGGTAAACGCGCCCCGCCGGTCCATTTCCACCGTGGCGACGCCGAGCGGCTCCCGTTCGCGACCGATACGTTCGACATCGTCTGGTCCTCGGGGTCGATCGAGTACTGGCCCACCCCAATCCTCGCGCTCCGGGAGTTCCGTCGGGTTCTCAAACCCGGCGGTCAGGTGTTGGTCGTCGGACCGAACTACCCCGACAACCCGCTCACGCAGCGACTCGCCGACGCGATCATGCTCTTCTACGACGAGTACGAGGCTGACCGGATGTTCAAGACCGCCGGCTTCGAGGACGTGAAACACGCGTTCATGGGCCCGTCCTACGACCCGGACGTCGCGATCACGACGATCGGTCGCGCACCCGAGTAA
- a CDS encoding type IV pilin encodes MNRAVSPIVGVLVLLALTVCLAVVVAVGVSGMGLESAGPTGSFDLSADGDRSKIVIDHVAGDAIDVEALSVTIAVNGTELAQQPPVPFVGASGFDGTPDGPFNARADPEWSPGERAGLSVAGTNSPQFATGDSVTVTLAVDGRQIARLETTAT; translated from the coding sequence ATGAATCGCGCCGTCAGTCCGATCGTCGGCGTCCTCGTCTTGCTCGCGCTCACCGTCTGCCTAGCGGTCGTCGTCGCCGTCGGCGTTAGTGGAATGGGCCTCGAGTCCGCCGGACCGACCGGGAGCTTCGATCTGTCGGCCGACGGGGACCGCTCAAAGATCGTGATCGACCACGTTGCGGGCGACGCGATCGATGTCGAGGCACTGTCGGTGACGATCGCGGTAAACGGCACGGAACTGGCACAACAGCCTCCCGTTCCGTTCGTCGGGGCGAGCGGGTTCGACGGGACACCGGACGGGCCGTTCAACGCGAGAGCCGACCCGGAGTGGTCGCCGGGGGAGCGAGCCGGACTGTCCGTCGCCGGAACGAATAGTCCGCAGTTCGCGACTGGCGATTCGGTCACCGTCACGCTTGCCGTCGACGGGCGACAGATAGCCAGGCTCGAGACGACGGCGACGTGA